The following coding sequences lie in one Sorghum bicolor cultivar BTx623 chromosome 6, Sorghum_bicolor_NCBIv3, whole genome shotgun sequence genomic window:
- the LOC8072056 gene encoding DNA cross-link repair protein SNM1 isoform X3, translating to MATAEGDADWSLPSPTDLDDNGFPDLPCSPAASSSCFAEDFYSSGTDWSSLRAPPPLRPPGRAPGVKEKEMGGGSLVQSSLLQAWGIEKPRREAGDSSLVQRSLFQAWGIERPPREGLGAGHSSPSPSRSGSWLGRKRRRGSTEEERVAPKKPLACPFYKKIPGTPFTVDAFRYGQVEGCSAYFLSHFHHDHYGGLTKKWCHGPIYCSALTARLVKMCLSVNSDYIYPLELDTNYVIEGVTVTLLEANHCPGAALIHFQLSDGKTYLHTGDFRASKSMQLHPLLQRGRVNLVYLDTTYCNPKYKFPPQEDVIDFVVRTAQRYLKKQPKTLIVVGAYSIGKENVYLAISQALEVPIYTDASRRRILHSFGWSDLSKRICSCNQSSPLHVLPLGSVNHENLKKYLETLSGRFLAVLAFRPTGYQSLGDNFLYFWNMDSHGSQHYLYCFIRCAL from the exons ATGGCCACCGCCGAAGGCGACGCCGACTGGTCCCTGCCCTCCCCCACCGACCTCGATGACAACGGGTTCCCGGATCTACCCTGCTCCCCCGCCGCCTCTAGCAGCTGCTTCGCGGAGGACTTCTACAGCAGCGGCACCGACTGGTCCTCCCTGCGTGCCCCTCCGCCGCTGCGCCCGCCCGGAAGGGCACCCGGTGTGAAGGAGAAGGAGATGGGAGGCGGTTCGCTCGTGCAGAGCAGCCTCCTCCAGGCGTGGGGGATCGAGAAGCCGCGGCGGGAGGCTGGGGATTCATCGCTTGTGCAGAGGAGCCTCTTCCAGGCGTGGGGGATCGAGAGGCCACCGAGGGAGGGGCTCGGGGCTGGGCATtcatccccctccccctcccgtTCCGGTTCTTGgttgggaaggaagcggaggcgagGAAGCACCGAGGAGGAGCGGGTGGCGCCCAAGAAGCCCCTCGCGTGCCCCTTCTACAAGAAGATTCCCG GCACACCATTCACGGTGGATGCGTTTCGCTATGGACAAGTTGAGGGGTGCTCGGCCTATTTCCTTAGCCATTTTCATCATGACCACTACGGTGGATTGACCAAGAAGTGGTGTCATGGCCCCATCTATTGTTCTGCACTCACTGCACGCTTAGTGAAGATGTGTCTGTCAGTAAATTCCGA CTATATTTATCCTTTGGAGCTTGATACCAATTATGTCATAGAGGGAGTGACAGTTACCTTGTTAGAGGCCAACCATTGCCCTGGTGCAGCTCTAATCCACTTCCAACTAAGTGATGGAAAGACCTATCTCCACACTGGGGATTTTAGAGCATCAAAATCAATGCAATTGCATCCACTTCTCCAGAGAGGCAGGGTAAATTTGGTTTACCTGGACACAACATATTGCAATCCCAAATACAA GTTCCCACCCCAGGAGGATGTTATTGATTTTGTTGTGAGGACAGCTCAAAGATATCTAAAGAAACAGCCAAAAACCCTCATTGTTGTTGGGGCGTATAGCATTGGGAAAGAGAATGTGTATCTAGCAATTTCCCAAGCTTTAGAG GTCCCTATATACACTGATGCATCAAGGAGGCGGATTCTTCACTCATTTGGCTGGTCAGACTTATCCAAAAGGATATGCTCATGCAATCAAAGTTCACCACTACATGTTCTGCCCCTTGGATCTGTAAATCATGAG AACTTGAAGAAGTACTTGGAGACTCTTAGTGGAAGATTTCTAGCTGTGCTGGCTTTTCGGCCTACAGGTTATCAAAGTTTGGGAGATAATTTTTTGTACTTCTGGAATATGGATTCACATGGTTCTCAACATTATCTCTATTGTTTTATCAG GTGTGCCTTATAG
- the LOC8072056 gene encoding DNA cross-link repair protein SNM1 isoform X1, with protein sequence MATAEGDADWSLPSPTDLDDNGFPDLPCSPAASSSCFAEDFYSSGTDWSSLRAPPPLRPPGRAPGVKEKEMGGGSLVQSSLLQAWGIEKPRREAGDSSLVQRSLFQAWGIERPPREGLGAGHSSPSPSRSGSWLGRKRRRGSTEEERVAPKKPLACPFYKKIPGTPFTVDAFRYGQVEGCSAYFLSHFHHDHYGGLTKKWCHGPIYCSALTARLVKMCLSVNSDYIYPLELDTNYVIEGVTVTLLEANHCPGAALIHFQLSDGKTYLHTGDFRASKSMQLHPLLQRGRVNLVYLDTTYCNPKYKFPPQEDVIDFVVRTAQRYLKKQPKTLIVVGAYSIGKENVYLAISQALEVPIYTDASRRRILHSFGWSDLSKRICSCNQSSPLHVLPLGSVNHENLKKYLETLSGRFLAVLAFRPTGWTFSEATGKHLDLIKPSCNGSVTIYGVPYSEHSSFTELRDFVMFLRPQKVIPTVNVGNATSRDKMQAHFREWLKSL encoded by the exons ATGGCCACCGCCGAAGGCGACGCCGACTGGTCCCTGCCCTCCCCCACCGACCTCGATGACAACGGGTTCCCGGATCTACCCTGCTCCCCCGCCGCCTCTAGCAGCTGCTTCGCGGAGGACTTCTACAGCAGCGGCACCGACTGGTCCTCCCTGCGTGCCCCTCCGCCGCTGCGCCCGCCCGGAAGGGCACCCGGTGTGAAGGAGAAGGAGATGGGAGGCGGTTCGCTCGTGCAGAGCAGCCTCCTCCAGGCGTGGGGGATCGAGAAGCCGCGGCGGGAGGCTGGGGATTCATCGCTTGTGCAGAGGAGCCTCTTCCAGGCGTGGGGGATCGAGAGGCCACCGAGGGAGGGGCTCGGGGCTGGGCATtcatccccctccccctcccgtTCCGGTTCTTGgttgggaaggaagcggaggcgagGAAGCACCGAGGAGGAGCGGGTGGCGCCCAAGAAGCCCCTCGCGTGCCCCTTCTACAAGAAGATTCCCG GCACACCATTCACGGTGGATGCGTTTCGCTATGGACAAGTTGAGGGGTGCTCGGCCTATTTCCTTAGCCATTTTCATCATGACCACTACGGTGGATTGACCAAGAAGTGGTGTCATGGCCCCATCTATTGTTCTGCACTCACTGCACGCTTAGTGAAGATGTGTCTGTCAGTAAATTCCGA CTATATTTATCCTTTGGAGCTTGATACCAATTATGTCATAGAGGGAGTGACAGTTACCTTGTTAGAGGCCAACCATTGCCCTGGTGCAGCTCTAATCCACTTCCAACTAAGTGATGGAAAGACCTATCTCCACACTGGGGATTTTAGAGCATCAAAATCAATGCAATTGCATCCACTTCTCCAGAGAGGCAGGGTAAATTTGGTTTACCTGGACACAACATATTGCAATCCCAAATACAA GTTCCCACCCCAGGAGGATGTTATTGATTTTGTTGTGAGGACAGCTCAAAGATATCTAAAGAAACAGCCAAAAACCCTCATTGTTGTTGGGGCGTATAGCATTGGGAAAGAGAATGTGTATCTAGCAATTTCCCAAGCTTTAGAG GTCCCTATATACACTGATGCATCAAGGAGGCGGATTCTTCACTCATTTGGCTGGTCAGACTTATCCAAAAGGATATGCTCATGCAATCAAAGTTCACCACTACATGTTCTGCCCCTTGGATCTGTAAATCATGAG AACTTGAAGAAGTACTTGGAGACTCTTAGTGGAAGATTTCTAGCTGTGCTGGCTTTTCGGCCTACAG GTTGGACTTTCTCTGAGGCAACTGGAAAGCATCTTGACCTAATAAAACCAAGTTGTAATGGCAGTGTAACAATCTATG GTGTGCCTTATAGCGAGCATTCAAGTTTCACTGAGCTTCGGGATTTTGTGATG TTTCTGAGACCTCAAAAGGTAATTCCTACTGTTAATGTTGGCAACGCAACAAGCCGAGATAAAATGCAAGCACATTTCCGGGAATGGCTGAAGAGCCTGTGA
- the LOC8072056 gene encoding DNA cross-link repair protein SNM1 isoform X2, with protein MATAEGDADWSLPSPTDLDDNGFPDLPCSPAASSSCFAEDFYSSGTDWSSLRAPPPLRPPGRAPGVKEKEMGGGSLVQSSLLQAWGIEKPRREAGDSSLVQRSLFQAWGIERPPREGLGAGHSSPSPSRSGSWLGRKRRRGSTEEERVAPKKPLACPFYKKIPGTPFTVDAFRYGQVEGCSAYFLSHFHHDHYGGLTKKWCHGPIYCSALTARLVKMCLSVNSDYIYPLELDTNYVIEGVTVTLLEANHCPGAALIHFQLSDGKTYLHTGDFRASKSMQLHPLLQRGRVNLVYLDTTYCNPKYKFPPQEDVIDFVVRTAQRYLKKQPKTLIVVGAYSIGKENVYLAISQALEVPIYTDASRRRILHSFGWSDLSKRICSCNQSSPLHVLPLGSVNHENLKKYLETLSGRFLAVLAFRPTGVPYSEHSSFTELRDFVMFLRPQKVIPTVNVGNATSRDKMQAHFREWLKSL; from the exons ATGGCCACCGCCGAAGGCGACGCCGACTGGTCCCTGCCCTCCCCCACCGACCTCGATGACAACGGGTTCCCGGATCTACCCTGCTCCCCCGCCGCCTCTAGCAGCTGCTTCGCGGAGGACTTCTACAGCAGCGGCACCGACTGGTCCTCCCTGCGTGCCCCTCCGCCGCTGCGCCCGCCCGGAAGGGCACCCGGTGTGAAGGAGAAGGAGATGGGAGGCGGTTCGCTCGTGCAGAGCAGCCTCCTCCAGGCGTGGGGGATCGAGAAGCCGCGGCGGGAGGCTGGGGATTCATCGCTTGTGCAGAGGAGCCTCTTCCAGGCGTGGGGGATCGAGAGGCCACCGAGGGAGGGGCTCGGGGCTGGGCATtcatccccctccccctcccgtTCCGGTTCTTGgttgggaaggaagcggaggcgagGAAGCACCGAGGAGGAGCGGGTGGCGCCCAAGAAGCCCCTCGCGTGCCCCTTCTACAAGAAGATTCCCG GCACACCATTCACGGTGGATGCGTTTCGCTATGGACAAGTTGAGGGGTGCTCGGCCTATTTCCTTAGCCATTTTCATCATGACCACTACGGTGGATTGACCAAGAAGTGGTGTCATGGCCCCATCTATTGTTCTGCACTCACTGCACGCTTAGTGAAGATGTGTCTGTCAGTAAATTCCGA CTATATTTATCCTTTGGAGCTTGATACCAATTATGTCATAGAGGGAGTGACAGTTACCTTGTTAGAGGCCAACCATTGCCCTGGTGCAGCTCTAATCCACTTCCAACTAAGTGATGGAAAGACCTATCTCCACACTGGGGATTTTAGAGCATCAAAATCAATGCAATTGCATCCACTTCTCCAGAGAGGCAGGGTAAATTTGGTTTACCTGGACACAACATATTGCAATCCCAAATACAA GTTCCCACCCCAGGAGGATGTTATTGATTTTGTTGTGAGGACAGCTCAAAGATATCTAAAGAAACAGCCAAAAACCCTCATTGTTGTTGGGGCGTATAGCATTGGGAAAGAGAATGTGTATCTAGCAATTTCCCAAGCTTTAGAG GTCCCTATATACACTGATGCATCAAGGAGGCGGATTCTTCACTCATTTGGCTGGTCAGACTTATCCAAAAGGATATGCTCATGCAATCAAAGTTCACCACTACATGTTCTGCCCCTTGGATCTGTAAATCATGAG AACTTGAAGAAGTACTTGGAGACTCTTAGTGGAAGATTTCTAGCTGTGCTGGCTTTTCGGCCTACAG GTGTGCCTTATAGCGAGCATTCAAGTTTCACTGAGCTTCGGGATTTTGTGATG TTTCTGAGACCTCAAAAGGTAATTCCTACTGTTAATGTTGGCAACGCAACAAGCCGAGATAAAATGCAAGCACATTTCCGGGAATGGCTGAAGAGCCTGTGA